The Papaver somniferum cultivar HN1 unplaced genomic scaffold, ASM357369v1 unplaced-scaffold_107, whole genome shotgun sequence genome includes a region encoding these proteins:
- the LOC113327907 gene encoding aspartic proteinase nepenthesin-2-like — translation MNPKGFTLRMIHRDSKESPFYNPLDNLMAPDERFQSLIDQSRARARYIASQITLAMNPDVLVPVGYDEGTFYYAASLGIGTFPNEQDGYMNYYLLIDSGSDLTWLQCRGATQFFDQDSPLYPWEESESYQPFPCQSHTGPSCNSCNAKGECAYKNYYASSQVSSGVVAKEKFTVKSRSSGIETFTGIMGCGFFQANFTIGNNHSKQKPDFIAGILGLGSGPNSLISNLGPLGQGKFSYCFVKNSSDGFVGNTFLSFGADATIEGQVGRTPLVETSFETSYYYLNLEGISVGGNRLPIPRREFEIDNRDGTGGCIIDSGVPLTTMYKNIFDVVAENLETYFQQYGMRRAGFTGSLACFIPLAGQEYINPTIIFHFQQADYVISETWFERQGNVCLAMASSDSNKPAVVFGAFQQVNKMILYDSMDMSLSFVDENCGRGG, via the coding sequence ATGAATCCCAAAGGGTTTACTTTGCGGATGATTCACAGAGACTCCAAAGAATCACCCTTTTACAACCCTCTTGATAATTTGATGGCACCAGACGAAAGATTTCAATCCCTCATCGACCAATCCAGAGCTCGAGCACGATACATTGCTTCACAAATAACACTCGCGATGAATCCTGATGTTTTGGTGCCGGTGGGTTACGATGAAGGAACATTTTACTACGCTGCATCTTTGGGCATAGGTACATTTCCTAATGAACAGGATGGATACATGAATTACTATTTATTGATTGATTCAGGCAGTGATCTTACTTGGCTTCAATGCCGAGGTGCCACACAATTTTTCGATCAAGATTCGCCTCTTTATCCTTGGGAGGAGTCAGAATCATATCAACCTTTTCCTTGTCAGAGTCATACTGGTCCTTCCTGTAATAGCTGCAATGCAAAGGGAGAATGTGCTTACAAAAATTATTATGCGAGTTCTCAAGTTTCATCTGGTGTTGTTGCCAAAGAAAAATTCACTGTAAAATCAAGAAGCAGCGGCATTGAAACTTTTACAGGCATAATGGGCTGTGGTTTTTTCCAAGCAAATTTTACCATTGGTAATAACCACAGTAAACAGAAACCTGATTTTATCGCAGGAATTCTTGGTTTAGGAAGTGGTCCAAACTCTTTGATAAGCAATTTAGGTCCTCTTGGACAAGGTAAATTTTCCTACTGCTTTGTGAAAAATAGCTCGGATGGTTTCGTAGGAAACACATTTTTAAGTTTTGGTGCAGATGCGACGATTGAAGGCCAAGTTGGCAGAACTCCCCTAGTAGAAACCAGCTTTGAGACATCGTACTATTACTTGAATCTTGAGGGTATCAGCGTGGGTGGTAATAGACTGCCAATTCCAAGAAGAGAATTTGAGATTGACAACAGAGATGGAACTGGCGGTTGCATCATAGATTCTGGGGTTCCACTTACCACCATGTATAAAAACATTTTTGATGTGGTTGCCGAGAATCTAGAGACATATTTTCAGCAATATGGTATGCGTCGTGCAGGATTTACCGGAAGCTTGGCTTGTTTCATTCCTCTAGCTGGACAAGAGTATATAAATCCCACCATAATATTTCATTTTCAACAGGCTGATTATGTTATTTCAGAGACTTGGTTTGAGAGGCAAGGAAACGTTTGTTTAGCTATGGCTAGCTCGGATTCCAATAAGCCGGCTGTGGTTTTTGGAGCATTTCAACAGGTTAATAAGATGATTTTGTATGATAGTATGGATATGTCGCTCTCATTTGTAGATGAGAACTGCGGAAGAGGTGGGTGA